Proteins co-encoded in one Halostella limicola genomic window:
- a CDS encoding flippase, giving the protein MTIKDRLLRGLKASLFGQLASKVSNAVLMLLLTRYLLEPSEYGLLNFALSVLAIGQLFGSLGLSKSAARYVNQYLAEDESQIPFILRRTTLYILVMLVGVGAVIGLFREQIARLVGEPAMVPFLLVGIGYVAFYTYMNYLRLVFQAFNRVPLSAALTSIEGVGRLVFAAGFVVLGFGALGAFVGYTMSYLVGVVVGVPLLYKLYASFDPSDRPEPGLSRRILEYSVPTTIIKAGVRLDRKVDVVLVGALLTNAAVGYYTLATQLVNFIAIPAASLGFTITPTLGEQKAGDDSGRAGEIYQTSLEYTLLFYVPASVGLFLVAEPTIRHVFGTDYLGAVPVLQVLSGFVILRAINQLTSDALDYLGLARIRAYALGGMALLNFGLNLHLIPIYGVVGAAAATMFTYTLYTIVNVYYIDDQLSLDLRDLATTVGVICGISMALGVAVVLLRSFIVDLPTLFAVVLAGGLVWALLTTASGLVDVRTLYGDIVGS; this is encoded by the coding sequence ATGACGATCAAGGACCGACTTCTCCGGGGGTTAAAGGCGTCTCTGTTCGGGCAGCTAGCGTCGAAGGTCTCGAACGCGGTGCTGATGCTGCTGCTCACTCGGTACCTCCTCGAACCGAGCGAGTACGGCCTGCTCAACTTCGCGCTCTCGGTACTCGCGATCGGTCAACTGTTCGGGAGCCTCGGACTGTCGAAGTCCGCGGCGCGCTACGTCAACCAGTATCTGGCGGAAGACGAGTCGCAGATCCCCTTCATCCTGCGGCGGACGACGCTGTACATCCTCGTCATGCTGGTCGGTGTCGGCGCCGTCATCGGCCTCTTCCGCGAGCAGATCGCTCGGCTCGTCGGCGAACCCGCGATGGTGCCGTTCCTGCTCGTCGGCATCGGGTACGTCGCGTTCTACACGTACATGAACTACCTCCGACTCGTGTTTCAGGCGTTCAATCGCGTGCCCCTGTCCGCGGCGCTCACCAGTATCGAGGGGGTCGGCCGACTGGTGTTCGCCGCCGGGTTCGTCGTGCTCGGCTTCGGGGCTCTCGGTGCGTTCGTCGGCTACACGATGAGCTACCTCGTCGGGGTCGTCGTCGGAGTTCCGCTGCTGTACAAACTCTATGCGTCGTTCGATCCCTCCGACCGTCCCGAGCCCGGACTGTCGCGCCGGATACTGGAGTACAGCGTTCCGACGACGATCATCAAGGCCGGCGTCCGCCTCGACCGAAAGGTCGACGTCGTGTTGGTCGGGGCGTTGCTCACGAACGCGGCGGTCGGCTACTACACGCTCGCGACGCAACTCGTCAACTTCATCGCCATCCCCGCGGCATCGCTCGGGTTCACGATAACGCCGACGCTCGGGGAACAGAAGGCGGGCGACGACTCGGGGCGCGCGGGCGAGATCTACCAGACCTCCCTCGAGTACACGCTCCTGTTTTACGTGCCGGCGAGCGTCGGTCTCTTCCTCGTGGCGGAGCCGACGATCCGCCACGTCTTCGGGACGGACTACCTCGGAGCGGTCCCCGTGTTGCAGGTGCTGAGCGGCTTCGTCATCCTTCGCGCGATCAACCAGCTCACCAGCGACGCGCTCGACTACCTCGGCCTCGCCCGGATCCGCGCGTACGCGCTGGGCGGCATGGCCCTGCTCAACTTCGGGCTGAACCTCCACCTCATTCCCATCTACGGCGTCGTCGGCGCCGCTGCCGCGACGATGTTCACGTACACGCTGTACACCATCGTCAACGTCTACTACATCGACGACCAGCTGTCGCTCGACCTGCGCGACCTCGCGACCACCGTCGGCGTCATCTGCGGTATCTCCATGGCGCTCGGGGTCGCGGTCGTCCTCCTCCGGTCGTTCATCGTCGACCTCCCGACGCTGTTCGCCGTCGTCCTCGCCGGCGGACTCGTCTGGGCGCTTCTCACCACTGCTAGCGGACTAGTCGACGTTCGGACGCTGTACGGGGATATCGTCGGATCCTAA